A stretch of Candidatus Aminicenantes bacterium DNA encodes these proteins:
- a CDS encoding NADH-quinone oxidoreductase subunit M: MIFLFIIIPLLLASLLPLLGKISKRFLPDLLASATMLFLLVFSVIYAKPLIANGGIIQQAFWFNYPLNIRLLLDGFSLFMLFTISLVSFAVTLYSINYMEHYGAKANYYALLLLMIAGMNGLVLSSDLFNIYMFLEVAAVASYALVAFGLGHDELEASFKYLMLSAVASAFILLSIAILFGLTGGLSFSAVAAGLKTLDTKYAVGFCSALFLMGFGLKAAIVPFHSWLPDAHPSAPAPISAMLSGVLIKVSGVYAMMRIFLNVFGLTPALTTVLSVLGIASIFVGALAALGQNDIKRMLAYSSISQIGYVVLGFAIGTPLGVLGGLFHLFNHALFKSLLFLNAGAVEQSTGTRSLDKMGGLAKRMPLTAATSAIGSLSIAGVPPLNGFWSKLLIIIALVQAKMFVLAVLAVLGSVVTLWYYLVLQRNAFFGKLNETWKAVKEAPFWMSTATVLLALLCIVIGLAFPLIIKSWLQPAADALSGGVSVSLNFLRF; this comes from the coding sequence ATGATCTTTCTATTCATCATCATACCGCTGCTGCTGGCCAGCCTGTTGCCGCTGCTGGGCAAAATCTCCAAGCGCTTCCTGCCCGACCTGCTGGCCAGCGCCACCATGCTCTTCCTGCTGGTCTTTTCGGTCATCTATGCCAAGCCGCTGATTGCCAACGGCGGCATCATCCAGCAGGCGTTCTGGTTCAACTATCCGCTCAACATCCGCCTGCTGCTGGACGGCTTCAGCCTGTTCATGCTCTTCACCATCTCGCTGGTCAGCTTCGCCGTCACCCTGTACTCGATCAACTACATGGAGCATTACGGGGCCAAGGCCAACTATTACGCCCTGCTGCTGCTGATGATCGCCGGCATGAACGGCCTGGTGCTCTCCAGCGACCTGTTCAACATTTACATGTTCCTGGAAGTCGCCGCCGTGGCCTCCTACGCCCTGGTCGCTTTCGGACTGGGGCACGACGAGCTCGAGGCCTCGTTCAAGTACCTGATGCTGTCCGCCGTCGCTTCGGCCTTCATCCTGCTCTCCATCGCCATCCTTTTCGGCCTGACCGGCGGGTTAAGCTTCAGCGCGGTAGCGGCCGGGCTGAAGACGCTGGACACCAAGTACGCGGTCGGCTTCTGCAGCGCGCTGTTTTTGATGGGCTTCGGCCTGAAGGCGGCCATCGTCCCCTTCCATTCCTGGCTGCCCGACGCCCACCCCTCGGCGCCGGCGCCGATCTCGGCCATGCTCTCGGGCGTGCTGATTAAGGTTTCCGGCGTTTACGCCATGATGCGCATCTTCCTGAACGTCTTCGGGCTGACGCCGGCGTTGACCACGGTGTTGAGCGTGCTGGGCATCGCTTCCATCTTCGTCGGCGCCCTGGCCGCCCTGGGCCAGAACGACATCAAGCGCATGCTGGCCTACTCGTCGATCAGCCAGATCGGCTACGTGGTGCTGGGTTTCGCCATCGGCACGCCGCTCGGCGTTCTGGGCGGCCTGTTCCACCTGTTCAATCACGCCCTGTTCAAGTCGCTGCTCTTTTTGAACGCCGGAGCCGTCGAGCAGTCGACCGGGACCCGCTCGCTGGACAAGATGGGCGGCCTGGCCAAGCGCATGCCGCTGACCGCGGCCACCTCGGCCATCGGCTCGCTGTCCATCGCCGGCGTGCCGCCGCTGAACGGTTTTTGGAGCAAGCTGCTGATCATCATCGCCCTGGTCCAGGCCAAGATGTTCGTGCTGGCCGTCCTGGCCGTCCTGGGCAGCGTGGTCACGTTGTGGTACTACCTGGTATTGCAGCGCAACGCTTTTTTCGGCAAGCTGAACGAAACCTGGAAAGCGGTCAAGGAAGCCCCGTTCTGGATGTCGACCGCGACGGTGCTGCTGGCGCTGCTGTGCATCGTCATCGGTTTGGCCTTTCCCCTGATCATCAAATCGTGGCTGCAGCCGGCAGCCGATGCGTTGAGCGGCGGGGTCAGCGTGTCCCTTAACTTTCTCAGATTTTAG